A stretch of the Acidobacteriota bacterium genome encodes the following:
- a CDS encoding regulatory protein RecX — protein sequence MQVRESALAFLARRAHTSLELRRKLLRKGFAREDVEACLERLADRGLLDDAGTAAALAASRSRSGRGRSRIAAELAAKGVSRKDADAALAALDPADEARSLWRALEKRSRALPAGLTRQARSKKLFDHLVRRGFAPSAVLEALRTKGEPTDDDL from the coding sequence GTGCAGGTCCGGGAATCCGCCCTCGCGTTCCTGGCGCGCCGGGCCCACACGAGCCTGGAGCTGCGCCGGAAGCTCCTGCGGAAGGGGTTCGCGCGCGAGGACGTCGAGGCCTGCCTCGAGCGGCTTGCCGACCGGGGCCTCCTCGACGACGCCGGCACCGCCGCCGCCCTCGCGGCCTCGCGTTCGCGATCCGGGCGGGGCCGCTCGCGGATCGCGGCGGAGCTCGCCGCAAAGGGAGTCTCACGGAAGGACGCGGACGCCGCCCTCGCGGCTCTGGATCCGGCGGACGAGGCGAGGAGCCTTTGGCGGGCGCTCGAGAAGCGCTCGCGGGCCCTGCCGGCTGGATTGACGCGGCAGGCGCGGTCGAAGAAACTGTTCGATCACCTCGTGAGGCGGGGCTTCGCGCCGTCCGCAGTCCTCGAGG
- a CDS encoding type IV pilus twitching motility protein PilT, with the protein MHINDLLKISVERKASDLHLKVGAHPIIRVDGELIPLVDLKRLMQEDTIAMAFSIMSARQKEKFKNNFEIDIAYSVPGLGRFRCNIFQQRGTVGLVCRVIPARILTIRDLLLPPVLEKICEETRGLILVTGTTGSGKSTSLAAMIDYINSTRAEHIMTIEDPVEFLHRDKKSIINQRELEVDTRSFASAIRAALRQDPDVILVGEMRDFETVETALVAAETGHLVMSTLHTMDATETVNRIISVFPPHQQKQIRLQLAAVIKAVCSMRLLPRADGLGRVPAVEVMIATNYIRDCIENKEKTKYITDAIKQGTSQYGMQTFDQSLFQLYKTGLITLEEAIRRSTNPNEFKLKIQGIQSTSDIANELMEGSLQAPDGVGPRDSDSPFDFSNQSTG; encoded by the coding sequence ATGCACATCAACGACCTCCTCAAGATCTCGGTGGAGCGGAAAGCGTCCGACCTCCACCTGAAGGTGGGGGCCCACCCGATCATCCGCGTGGACGGCGAGCTGATCCCGCTGGTCGACCTCAAGCGGCTCATGCAGGAAGACACGATCGCGATGGCGTTTTCGATCATGTCCGCCCGCCAGAAGGAAAAGTTCAAGAACAACTTCGAGATCGACATTGCGTACTCGGTGCCGGGCCTCGGGCGGTTCCGCTGCAACATCTTCCAGCAGCGCGGCACGGTCGGCCTCGTCTGCCGCGTCATTCCCGCGCGCATCCTGACGATCCGCGACCTGCTCCTGCCGCCCGTCCTCGAGAAGATCTGCGAGGAGACGCGCGGCCTCATCCTCGTGACCGGGACGACGGGCTCGGGCAAGTCGACGTCGCTCGCCGCGATGATCGACTACATCAACTCGACGCGCGCCGAGCACATCATGACGATCGAGGACCCGGTCGAGTTCCTCCACCGGGACAAGAAGTCGATCATCAACCAGCGCGAGCTGGAGGTCGACACGCGCTCGTTCGCGTCCGCGATCCGCGCGGCCCTCCGGCAGGACCCCGACGTCATCCTCGTGGGCGAGATGCGCGACTTCGAGACCGTCGAGACGGCGCTCGTCGCCGCCGAGACCGGCCACCTCGTCATGTCGACTCTCCACACGATGGACGCGACGGAGACCGTCAACCGCATCATCTCGGTCTTCCCGCCGCACCAGCAGAAGCAGATCCGCCTCCAGCTTGCGGCCGTCATCAAGGCCGTGTGCTCGATGCGCCTCCTCCCGCGCGCCGACGGCCTCGGCCGCGTGCCGGCCGTCGAGGTCATGATCGCGACGAACTACATCCGCGACTGCATCGAGAACAAGGAAAAGACGAAGTACATCACCGACGCGATCAAGCAGGGCACGTCGCAGTACGGCATGCAGACGTTCGACCAGTCGCTCTTCCAGCTCTACAAGACGGGCCTCATCACGCTTGAAGAGGCGATCCGCCGCTCGACGAACCCCAACGAGTTCAAGCTCAAGATCCAGGGCATCCAGTCCACGTCGGACATCGCGAACGAGCTCATGGAGGGCTCGCTGCAGGCGCCGGACGGAGTCGGGCCGCGGGACTCGGACTCGCCGTTCGACTTCTCGAACCAGTCGACGGGATAG
- a CDS encoding (2Fe-2S)-binding protein, translating into MADEKDHPNGGGFTRRGLIKGLATTAVASATAGAAALAEERAKTDTAGAGLPVSITLNGAVKKGVFAPRTTLAEALRDAWGMTGTKVGCERGACGACTVLLDDLAVNSCLTLVHDADGRKVTTIEGLGSPEAMSPIQKAFVDADALQCGFCTPGMVVSCAGLLAKDPHPTTHAVKEAVAGNLCRCGTYTGVFDACAAAAKAGVNHG; encoded by the coding sequence ATGGCCGACGAAAAGGACCATCCGAACGGAGGCGGCTTCACGCGCCGCGGGCTCATCAAGGGCCTCGCGACGACCGCCGTCGCATCCGCGACCGCGGGCGCCGCGGCGCTCGCCGAGGAACGGGCGAAAACGGACACGGCCGGAGCCGGGCTGCCCGTCAGCATCACGCTGAACGGCGCCGTGAAGAAGGGCGTCTTTGCGCCGCGCACGACACTGGCCGAGGCGCTGCGCGACGCCTGGGGCATGACGGGCACGAAGGTGGGATGCGAACGCGGCGCCTGCGGCGCCTGCACGGTCCTCCTCGACGACCTCGCCGTGAATTCCTGCCTCACGCTCGTCCACGACGCGGACGGCCGCAAGGTGACGACGATCGAGGGCCTCGGCTCGCCGGAAGCGATGTCTCCGATCCAGAAGGCCTTCGTGGACGCCGACGCCCTGCAGTGCGGCTTCTGCACGCCGGGGATGGTCGTCTCGTGCGCGGGCCTCCTCGCGAAAGATCCCCATCCGACAACTCACGCCGTCAAAGAGGCCGTCGCCGGCAACCTCTGCCGCTGCGGGACCTACACGGGCGTCTTCGACGCGTGCGCGGCCGCCGCGAAGGCGGGGGTGAACCATGGCTGA